In Quercus robur chromosome 11, dhQueRobu3.1, whole genome shotgun sequence, the following proteins share a genomic window:
- the LOC126706778 gene encoding uncharacterized protein LOC126706778: MARAKRARKTSENEGNVVQNENSGYEQFREQRIKENMERMQKLGILDLSHNLKKSHTKPKPNPTPRNPSDKKTHDPLPLSGSPRRSTRLKTLTPVSYSEDHPKRKRGFSRNIEIHILEGSQPEIYTEEHDKLLGDCKSSWTLSVDGYGKDGERIYDPVNGETCHQCRQKTLGLRTHCSQCTLVQGQFCGDCLYMRYGENVIEANQNPDWICPVCRGICNCSLCRKGKGWMPTGNLYRKVLKLGFKSVAHYLIQTRRSQSNLDSGTETLASPEVSQPSELLDTDKSPDEVSKPQLYDSKDVKMEEDEVQCFDTNHADINHAYNKGDDDVDINDELNEKQEDISEESQQF, from the exons ATGGCTCGGGCAAAGAGAGCACGAAAAACCAGTGAGAATGAAGGAAACGTTGTACAGAATGAAAACTCAGGGTACGAGCAGTTCAGGGAGCAGAGGATCAAAGAAAACATGGAGAGGATGCAGAAGCTAGGCATTCTTGACCTCTCTCACAACCTTAAGAAGTCCCACACCAAGCCAAAGCCAAACCCAACTCCAAGAAACCCTTCTGACAAAAAAACCCACGACCCATTGCCCCTTTCTGGCTCTCCAAGGCGCTCTACTag GTTGAAGACTTTGACTCCAGTTAGCTATTCAGAAGACCATCCGAAAAGGAAGAGGGGCTTCTCAAGGAATATTGAGATTCATATACTTGAAGGTTCACAGCCAGAAATTTATACTGAAGAACATGATAAGCTTCTGGGAGACTGTAAGTCAAGTTGGACACTTTCAGTGGATGGATATGGCAAGGACGGGGAGCGCATCTATGATCCGGTGAATGGAGAGACATGCCATCAATGCAG acagaAAACTCTTGGTCTGCGTACCCATTGCAGCCAATGCACCTTGGTCCAAGGGCAGTTTTGTGGGGATTGCTTATACATGAg ATATGGAGAGAATGTGATAGAAGCCAATCAAAATCCCGATTGGATTTGCCCTGTTTGTAGAGGAATTTGCAACTGCAGTCTTTGCCGTAAGGGAAAAGGGTGGATGCCCACTGGTAATCTTTACAGGAAG GTTTTAAAATTGGGCTTCAAGTCTGTGGCACATTATCTCATTCAGACGCGCCGCTCTCAATCTAACTTGGACTCAGGTACTGAAACTTTGGCTTCTCCAGAGGTTTCACAGCCTTCTGAACTTCTTGACACGGACAAGAGCCCTGATGAAGTCTCAAAACCTCAACTTTATGATTCTAAAGATGTCAAGATGGAAGAGGATGAAGTGCAGTGTTTTGATACCAATCATGCTGATATCAATCATGCATATAACAAAGGAGATGATGACGTGGATATTAATGATGAGCTGAATGAAAAGCAAGAGGACATCAGTGAGGAGTCTCAACAATTCTAA
- the LOC126705043 gene encoding uncharacterized protein LOC126705043 produces the protein MNEEDKNRKRKHNNNQDFPFVKRFQEPDLTLRLNFGPTRPRQTSPVNPSLPSTSSPPPPPSSPPSPSTMALSQSMQALLSQTPSQIPPQLFSSHSLYNYMPPFVPPPRQETSTSIPVVYHRPETATPRPSRARRNPTQVPRAGKSETVPALFPWATTHRATVHSLDYMLSKEIVSITGEVQCKRCEIKYEMEYDLKEKFMDVARFIENNKSNMRDRAPSIWMNPVLPRCKYCEHENSVKPIIADKKKGINWLFLLLGQMIGCCTLEQLKYFCKHTKNHRTGAKDRVLYLTYLGLCKQLCPDGPFDR, from the coding sequence ATGAACGAAGAAGACAAGAACAGGAAGAGAAAGCACAACAACAATCAAGATTTCCCATTTGTAAAAAGGTTTCAAGAACCTGATCTTACCCTTAGGCTTAACTTTGGTCCCACAAGACCTAGGCAAACATCACCAGTAAACCCATCATTACCATCAacatcatcaccaccaccaccaccgtcaTCACCACCATCGCCATCAACAATGGCTCTATCACAATCAATGCAAGCACTTTTATCCCAAACCCCATCACAAATTCCCCCTCAACTCTTTTCCTCACACTCTCTATACAATTATATGCCACCCTTCGTGCCACCGCCGCGGCAGGAGACCTCCACATCAATCCCGGTGGTGTACCACCGCCCTGAGACCGCCACACCCCGCCCTTCACGAGCTCGTCGTAACCCGACACAGGTCCCGCGTGCAGGAAAGAGCGAGACTGTGCCGGCTCTGTTCCCGTGGGCCACAACTCATCGTGCTACGGTGCATAGTCTCGATTACATGCTATCCAAGGAAATAGTTTCTATCACTGGTGAGGTGCAATGCAAGCGTTGTGAGATTAAGTATGAGATGGAATATGATCTGAAAGAAAAGTTCATGGATGTTGCAAGATTTATAGAGAATAACAAGAGCAACATGCGTGATAGGGCTCCTAGTATTTGGATGAATCCTGTTCTTCCAAGGTGCAAGTACTGTGAACACGAAAATAGCGTGAAGCCGATTATTGCAGATAAGAAGAAGGGAATCAACTGGCTGTTTTTGCTTCTGGGTCAAATGATTGGTTGCTGTACGCTTGAGCAGTTGAAGTATTTCTGCAAGCACACCAAGAATCATCGAACAGGTGCCAAAGATCGAGTTCTTTATCTCACATATCTTGGATTGTGTAAACAGCTTTGCCCAGATGGCCCTTTTGATCGATAA
- the LOC126706420 gene encoding LOW QUALITY PROTEIN: uncharacterized protein LOC126706420 (The sequence of the model RefSeq protein was modified relative to this genomic sequence to represent the inferred CDS: substituted 2 bases at 2 genomic stop codons): MRSMTLVIQMMVAIMMMMLVADGADKNNIFSPCSDARIQRLDGFTFGLAFSSKESFTSNNTQLSPCDQRLALQSKQSQLALFRPKVDQISLLTINSSSFDPVAFGGHMVAFAGHKYAARSNPILVSDSSNTITSFTLVNSITFCMKIFPSFSHPLLGXHENFIXIVIQVLEFQKGTLQNMFWNNFGCDACQGESLVCLENKYCAVPNSKCKNRGGSVDCNLSIQVAFSGTDKNLRALNSWYEVKNLRQYSLYGVFSNLRDSITSPFDQLF, encoded by the exons ATGAGGTCAATGACCTTGGTGATCCAGATGATGGTTGCtattatgatgatgatgttggtTGCAGATGGAGCTGATAAAAACAATATCTTTAGTCCCTGCTCTGATGCACGCATTCAAAGATTGGATGGATTTACCTTTGGTCTTGCATTTTCAAGCAAAGAGTCCTTCACTTCCAATAACACTCAATTGTCTCCTTGTGATCAGCGTCTTGCCCTCCAAAGCAAACAGTCTCAACTTGCTCTATTTAGGCCCAAGGTTGATCAGATCTCTCTGCTTACCATTAATAGCAGTTCATTCGATCCG GTTGCGTTTGGTGGGCATATGGTAGCATTTGCTGGACACAAGTATGCAGCAAGATCAAACCCAATATTGGTTTCTGACTCCAGTAACACCATAACTAGTTTCACTTTGGTAAACTCAATAACATTTTGCAtgaaaatttttccttctttctctcatCCTCTCTTGGGCTagcatgaaaattttatttaaattgtcaTACAGGTCCTCGAATTCCAGAAGGGTACTCTTCAAAATATGTTTTGGAATAACTTTGGATGCGATGCGTGCCAAGGGGAATCTCTTGTCTGCCTTGAAAATAAATACTGTGCAGTACCAAACTCTAAGTGTAAAAACAGAGGTGGGTCTGTTGATTGCAATTTAAGCATACAAGTGGCATTTTCTGGTACAGATAAGAATCTTCGTGCACTTAATTCATGGTATGAGGTGAAAAATCTTCGGCAGTACTCCCTCTATGGTGTGTTCTCCAATCTTCGTGATTCAATCACTAGCCCATTCGACCAGCTCTTTTAA